The Lepus europaeus isolate LE1 chromosome 5, mLepTim1.pri, whole genome shotgun sequence genome includes the window CACAAGCAGGAGCTGTGAATCCAAGGTTCCTGATTGCAAGCCCGGGGCACCTTCCATCACATGACACATAGCTTATCCTCACTAGAACATCTCAGCTTTCTCTCGTCCCACAGAGGACCTGGTGCACAACCACCTTTTCCAACCCAAGTTAGAGAACATCCCCTGAGCACACTCTGAGATGGCAAGATACCAGGGGACCCAGATGAAATCTACTGGCTGTAGTTAGTGACAGAGGCCATATCCATACTTTAGAATGGGACCTGAAATGTGGTTTTCAGCAGAGAAACCAGGACAAACCGCAGCATCACGAGCCACTCAGCCAGGATGGCACCTCCTTCTAAAGACAGTGCCCCCCGAGCAGACCTCTTTGGCTGATCCTGTGTCTGCGCTCAAGTCTGTTCAGCGTCCCTCCCCTCTCTTTAAACAAACTTGAAGCTAATTTTGTTACACAAGGCAGCCAGGTTGCATAGCAGTGTGACCAACTCTTCCCCCTGAACAGATTAAGAGCCTGAAGCCAGTGGGAAGATGTAATTGCTCCTCAGCCTGTGAGAAATTTCTTTCCTTCCAGATTTTTCTGCAAGACGGGAGTCTGAACTCAAAGTCATAATTATCTAAAAAACATGTTCCTGGTAATTGGTATCAGTCCCCAGGCAGCTGAGTCCTAGCGTAAAGAACTTGTCTAGCTTGTTTGTGAGTGCCCAACCCTCTGATcagtgagagaaaaggagaaacagagcggagggaggaagagaaaagtcCCTCAACCCTGTCCACCAAAgatgcagaggcagggaggtggaaGAGACTCTTATCCGTCAGCCTCTCACTTGGCTCCCCATAGGCCAAAAACATCACGTAATTTCACCTTCCTGTTTTGCGTTTTCTTCAAGTAGTTTGGGAATATATGATAACTCAACCACTGGTTGTCCAGTGTAAAGCTAAACATCATTTGATGTGAACAAGGGACACCAGCGCGCTTGAGAAAGCCAAGCACAATTTCAGGGATGAACTGCAGTTCTGTGGAGCCCGCAGTGATCACGCTGTGTGACCCTTCATTTTGCCGAAGAGGTGGGAGCTTGGAGAGCTCAGTGTCTGGGCAAGGTCACCCGTGTGTCATTAGCACCAGCAGCAAACCCAGGCTCCCTGACTCAGAGGCCAGAGCTCTTCCTCCGGGACTGGAGGAGTCACTGCAGAGTGTATTTCACTGTGGCTCTTCTGAGGGCTGTTAGAAGGTCCTGTGAGCACATGAAGGTTCCTCTGAGACAGGAGAACCAGAGGGAGAGTTGTAACTTGGTTGTTTCCATCCTGCATGCGAGACAATGGGCTGGCTGTGGGGAGTCTGGACACTCTCCTCAAGGGAATCTGGTCTGTGCACCAGCCATTTGTCAGATGGGGTTTGAGATCACTAAATTGGCTTGCCACAGGCAGCAAGGGTAGATGAAGATGGCCCAGAAAAGGCTGTCCAGGCAGCCCACTGCCTCAGTTCTCCCACTCCCGGCTGCCCGTGGGACCCCTCTCCCTACCCAACCTACAAACTGGCACAGTCCCTCCGCAGTCAGGAAGTCACGCTTGTCTCCGTCCCTTTAGGGCTAGGTTTCTGCCGTGCTCTTGAAACTCCCACCCTCTCCCAGGACCAAGGGCTCTGGCACACATGGGGACTGTGGCCTGGCTCTCCCATCACAGAATCAGCTGCTGAGCTGGGGCCCAGGTTGGGTTATGGCAGCCAGCTCTCATAAGCCCATCCCAGTTGCTTAACACCCACTCTTAGGAGCAACCAAATCCCTGTTTTCCAGTGGAGGGAATGCTGATCTCTACCACAGGCTCTCTGCTTATAGGTTTTATAAAATAACATATAGATAGGGTTTGAGCACGAGATGAGATAATCCAGGTAAAGTACTTAGCTTAGTGGCTGCTCAGGGTAAGCACTTGATCAATGGCAGCTATATCATTGCTTAGAGACCCCCTCTCTGGCCTGGCTCCTTCACCTGTCAGGATCTTTTCTCCTTGAACTTCCTGCCATTGTTTTGTCATTTGGCTGTGTGACCCTAGGCTTACGCCTGACAACTCCAAAGCCCCACTCCACCAAGTGCTGCTCTACCAAGGGCCTGCTGGAACCCTTCACAGGACCCTGGTGTTTTTCTGCATATATAGTCCACCAGCTGGGCCTCCTCCTCACCGTGCATGCTTCCCTCCCTCAGGGTCAGCCTTTACCCTTTCACCCAGCACCGCTGCAGTCCAGCCCCACTGAGGCTGCTGTGAATAAACCAGCCTAGCTCTCAGTGGCTCCTGAGCcagtcctggggctgggccctccTGGAAGAAGCACAAGTCCGTGCCATTAAGGCAGAGTGCAGTCACGCAAAGGCAGCACCTCTCTCTAAACACTTTAAGGAAACTGGTTTCCAGCAACAGAGGCCACTTTAAATTCCAGCAGAGAGAAGGACCTCGGGTATCATAATCAAGAGGGCACATTTCATCAAGCCAGCAGAGAACTGTTCAATTACACTTCCCTttgcttcaatttctttttcttctcttccccagTCACTGGCTCTAAATCAATATCCCTCACACTATCTATTCTGAGGGCCCAGTTGTTTGCTTTCCCCACACTATAGTGTACTGATACTTGTGTAAAACAGCAGAAATAAATTGCTACAGAATAAAAATGTCATTCGATTGTCACAGCAATGTGAAATTGCTGtaatttcttcaatattttccatttctacaCTTAATCAGTTCGCAGACCCACACCATCCCCTGGGCCACACTGAGAGTATCGCTGCTTCTGGAAGGAACGGAACCCCAAAAGGGTCCATCTGGCTCGGACGCCCTCCCTGCTTGGACATTTGTCCTGTGATATTTGTCCACTCCGCAGTAGCTCTGCCCCACCCAGAGCATGCAATGGCAAGCTGGGGGTGTGGTTTGCATAAGCTTTAGGTCGTTTTGTTCCCCAAGAGTCCAGCAGCCCTCAGGGTAAGGCAGTGCAGCAATGTCCCCAGCCCAAGTGTGGCAGCAGCCCCTTACCATTCCATGCCAGCCCTGTTGATCTCCTCCCACCAGCACTCGGTGGGCTCCCCGAGGCTCTGGGGTGTGGGCATGCAGGCGTAGTTCCATTGTCTGTCAGAGCCTTCCTTCTTGCTGAAGATGCTCCTGACGGCCACCACCACCTGCCCATGAGGACACTGGTAGCTGAAGCCCTGCCGATGCAGATTCACCCACCCATCATCGCTGTAGTCATGGTACTGCTGGTACGGGTATCCATAGTAGTCGCCATACTGGCCCCAGGCCATGGTGACCAATGGCAAAAGTGCCCACAGGAGAGAGAAGTCCAtgctgcctgggctcctggcaaAAAAATGTCACCCTAGGTTTGCTGGGCTGACTTTTATACAGCTGCCACTGACATGTGGCTTCCAGATATTGGGGGAAAGGATCCAACTGCAGTGTGTCATCGCTGAAGCAGAAGTTTTCCACGCTGAGAAATTGGCCATAAGTACATTCGACTTGTTTTAAGGTGGAATTTTAGGACTATGCAAGGAACATGTACGTTAGAGaaactccctggagaaagaacaacTTTGCAGATAGTTTATAAAAGCCAACTGCTTCACACTCACTAGAATCATTGACCTGAAAAAGCCTGGTGAGGAGCACGTTTGTCACTTGTCTCTCAGCACCTCGCACCGCTCTGTCCTGCACTTCCAGAATTTTGTAAATCCCAGACAGTGACCTCAAAACACCAAAATAATTGGATGGAGAGACAAGAGTCATTTAGATTTCCACATGGCTGAATGCCTGGTTTCTTTTTCCAATGTCTTTGAACCCTTGAGTATGAGCTACTCTTGAGAATTCCTATGGTGCATATGTTTGTATGGGTAGATTAGTGAAGCATTATCTAAATGTAAGCCTCTTCCCAAGATGCTGATATTGGACTCAGCCACATCTAGAAACCATGCTCTGTTCTCAATATGTAAAGAAGTTAATCTGCATAACCCACATtttatccttgtttttttttctttcatattgagttttcttttcattaaagcACAAAGTACATTAACCAAATGGATGTTTCAAGATATTTAGTGTACAGTCATGTAACCAGCATGATAATCAAGTCAAAACAATTGCATCAATCCAAAAATATCTCCTAATACCCCCTTGTAGTCAAATCCTCACTGCCACTGGTAACCACAGGTCTACTTTCTGTTAAATGAATAGAATTCTTCCATATGTAGCCTTTGagtctttcacttagcataatgcttctgagattcatctgtgttgctgtgtgtgtCAGTAGTTTGTTCCCTTTCACTGCTGAGAAGCAGTCCATAGTATGGAATATCTAGCAGTTGGAGAACATTTGAGATTTCCAATTTTTGCAAATTAATCATGTATAAGTAATTATGTAAAAGTAATTACgaataaaattcatggaaaaatcgTAAGTCTACTTTGGTGCAAGCGCTTTCGGAAATCCAgtcatagttttttaaaacatgcatttttGATGAACTTTTGAAGCCCCATAATGGAACACTACTTggccataaaagaatgaaattttgtctttggcatcaaaatcaatgaaattggagaccattatgcttcaaaaaaagacaaacactataTATTTTGTCTGATTAACTGCAACTAATATAAAGAGTACAAAAATCAGTGTGTCCAGATAGACTGACATCTTATTATTTGATTGCTGTCTATAACCTTTGCCTATACCCTTGGATAACAGTTGTGTCTCTGCTTTTGACTTGTAGATTTCTTTGTTTAGAGGAGCATGGAGCCTTTGATGTGcttataaagcaaactgaaaatatgttatcacaaaaaattaaaaggaaaaaaggaaagaaagaaaaaaagaaggagggagcAAGGGAAGGAGGATACTATTGTTGTATCCTTAGAATCCTACCTATGAAATTCACAAAATCTGTTCTCTgtattagtaaataaaaatgtcataaaaattaaaatttaaatttaaaaaagtgcaaAAAAGAAACTTCTTAATTGACTTGCAGAGCAGTTGTACTCTTGTTCATCCCTCCAAGGAACTTGCCAtttattcttttgtatttaaGTCATTCTAACAGGTTCTGTGGTGGTATTTCAGTTTGACTCTCATTTTCAATTTCCCAGTGAatgtcttttcatgtgtttatccaCTGTGGTAAGCATTCTTCAAATCTTTTGAATCCTTTGGGTGTGTCTTAGGCATGATATTTCCCATTTGTCCTCATGGTCAACCTGAAGAAAGTCTCTTAAAATTGTGATTGTTCATCAATTAGATTAGAAGTCCcccaagaaattttttaaaatacagactcctgggggccggcgttgtggcacagtaggttaatcctctgcctgcggcaccggcatccaatatggtcaccagtttgagtcccagctgctcctcttcccatccagctctctgctatggtctggagaagcagtagaggatggcccaagtccatgggcccctgcacccatgtgggagacctggaagaagctcctggctcctggctttggataggcacagctctggccgttgcatccatttggggagtgaaccagtagatggaagacctttctctctgtatctccctctcactgtctgtaactctacctctcaaatgaataaataaataaatacaataataaaataaaataaaatacagactcCTGAGCCCTACAGTAGATCTACTAAGTCATAACCTCACAGGGGTGTCCAGGTATCTATATCACAAAGAAATGCTTTCCAGTTGACTCTTATTAATACCAGTGTTTAGGAAGGAGTTGCCTAAAGGCATGTGGAGCCAGGGGAAAATCACACTGTGAATCCAGACTCTGCCCAGCCTGCAACACATTACCAGACAGGCTCTCAGGACAGATTAAACATCAAGATAGTCTTGAAGAGAGCCACACATGGGCAGAAAGCAACTGTGTGCATCTGTGCAATTGCTCTGATGACCCAGGTTGAAGAAGTGAAAATCTGAAGAGCTAATTAAGCTTATGTCTTGTATTTGGCACTCTCTTTCCCCACGACTTCTTTCCCTAAGTAACTGCTCAGTGCTGACAGCTGGAGTTCTCCTCATTTAGTGACCACTGTGATTTAGAATATGCTGAAGCAATCATTATCAGTCTGTTTAGCACTTAAATATTACCTGGGAAGATTTAGGAAATGTCCAATATTGAGCAATCCCTAGACCAATCAGATCAGAAATTTCCGACAAGGGCCCAGACAATAGTGTCCTTTAAAACCTTCCCATATAATTTTCATATGCAGTCAGAACTGACAACCACTACTTTGGAGGGTTTGTTTTCCAGTTTATCATCCTGACGCTTGTATTCTGCATTCTTGGTGTGACTTATACACAATCTTACATCTTAAAGAAGACACTGCAAATCCTTGTAAACATtcatatttattatgtatttattttccaacAATTTCCAGAGTCTGCCTGGTCCTCACTCTGCATACTTCTCTCTCTTACAGCTAGAGTTGCCGTGGTTGGACTCCCTGTTATCTACAAAAATACCTTTATGCTTTAGGCCAGTTTGAGCGTAGACTCCTGTTTCTTGGAGCTCAAATTACCTAATTCATGCAAGGTTTCAGGGGTTCCAGGAACTGTTGGGGCCTTTGGGAGAGTTGTGGGAGGCTCACAGAATGGTTTCCATAAGCAGGCATTAGGGCCATAAGTTCAATGTATTTACTACCTACCATATGTTTTTAACTAGATTATCGTGTTATCTTACTCATAATGTGTATTGGCGACAAATTATTTGGATTCATTTGTGAGGAAACTGGTCAGGGAATATTTTGGCCCACATTCCTAGTGGTGGAATGATATTACCCCAGGTATTTGGACAGCTATTCTGCaatttttccatcattttatCAAAACTGCAGTTAGCAATTATAAATTGACATTCAGAAATAATTGCCAAATAACATATTTATGAAGTTATCTATATGAGCTCACAAGAAACGAATTTGCTCTATGGATTGCTGCTCTCAATGTATACTCTATAGGCCATGGTGACCTAGTGGTTAGACCTAGTTAGAGCAGTGGTTTTCAGAGGGTAATTCTAGGATCAGCATCACATGGAAGCTTGTGAGAAATGCAAACTCTCTGGTCCCACGCAGCCCCACTGAATCAGACACTCTAAGAATAGAGCATGGAGACATGTGTGCTAAGCTCTCCAGGTGACCTGATGCATGCTGAAGTGAGGAGCAGTTCAGAGGAAACTTCAGAACATGCTGCTTAAATTGCAGAGCTTATTTCATAAGGAGTAACGTTATGGTACCGAAGCTTATCTGCCCCAAGTCATTCATTTTGACTCCAGAGTTTACACTTACAGCCATTGGGCAGATCATCTCCAAGTAGCTCACAGATGTGTTGGCAAGACTCAGCCACTAAGCATTTGAAACCATGaactccttctccctcctcctcctcttcttctttctctttttccttctttttttcctcctcttccttctacttctttcccatttccttctccttccacCTCCTCTCCATACTCCTTCCCCTTCTTTGGCTTCATGGAGACTGAATTAACCATTCAAGataaaataggctaatcctccaccttcagcaccgacacccagggttctagtcctggttgctcctcttccaggacagctctctgctgtggcccgggagtgcagtggaggatggcccaagtgcttgggccctgcaccctcatgggagaccaggagaggcacctggctcctggcttcggatcagcgtggtgtgctggccgcagtgcactggctgcagcggccattgtggggtgaaccaatggagaaaggaagacctttctctctgtctctctctcactgtccactctgcttgtcaaaaaaaaaaagataaaaactatgACTTTCAGTTTATTCACAGAGTTGTACTACATCACTACaattaattttagaacattttcatcacccaacAAGAACCCTGTACCCATTTTCAATCAATATACATTTACAGTTAAACCATTAGCCCTAGTTAAAAACTACACACTTCTTCCTGTAACTGCAAGTTTATCTATTCTggacatttgaaataaatagaatcattCAATATGTGACCTCTCAtgatttattgcttttatttagtataatgttttcaaggttcatccatgttgtagcatatatccatatatcatttctttttattgccaaataatattcTACCATGTGGATATACTACATTTTGTTGAACCATTAAaaagttgatgggcatttgcaaGGTTTCCactttttagctattatgaacatTCATATCCAAGGTTTTGTTGGACGTAtactttcatttgttttgg containing:
- the DPT gene encoding dermatopontin isoform X2, with translation MDFSLLWALLPLVTMAWGQYGDYYGYPYQQYHDYSDDGWVNLHRQGFSYQCPHGQVVVAVRSIFSKKEGSDRQWNYACMPTPQSLGEPTECWWEEINRAGMEWYQTCSNNGLVAGFQSRYFESVLDREWQFYCCRYSKRCPYSCWLTTEYPGHYGEDMDMISYNYDHYMRGATTTFSAVERDRQWKFIMCRMTDYDCEFENV